The Candidatus Woesearchaeota archaeon genome includes the window TATACCACTTAATTTGCAATTGATTAACTTTTTTCATGTAGTTTTACTAAGAACTAGTAGTTTATTAGTGTTTAGTTTATGCGGCTTCGTCCAGAATAATTTGGTATACTGCCTTGAAGATTTTTTTAGACAAACAAATTTTACGCTTTTACAGCGTAAAATAGCGTTGTGTTATGCTCAAAAAGAGCATGACAGCATGAGCAACACTTGTGTTGCGAGTTCATTTGTTGATAAATTCTTTTGAGCAGAGCGAGAATAATTCTTCGCAGTATACAAATGCATTCCTTTCCGGACAAAGCCGTTTATGCCGGAGTGTATTTCTTTTGTTTTTATGTAGTAGTAAATTTTTCTTAACTTTTTTTTATCTTTTATCAAATTCTTTTAAAAATATTTATAAATCAACTCTCTTCAGATAGTATTAAGATATCCTTTAGCACGTTGTCTTATGTGATGGTTTATGGAAAAAGAAGAATATTTCTGGCATTTACGAACAACAGCCGAGACCTTACAAGAACTCTCATCTTCTCAAGAAACAGGTCTTAATCACCAAGAAGCGCAACAAAGACTTATGCAAACAGGACTTAATACCATTGTTTCAGAAACATCATTTAAGTGGTTGAGTGTTTTATTAGCGAAATTTAATTCACTACTTATTTTTATTTTATTTGGCGCAGCAATAATTGCTTTACTAACTCATGAGATTATTGAATTTGTCATTATTCTCATTATTATTTTCCTCACAGTTTTTTTAGGATTTTTGCAAGAATACAAAGCGGATAGAACAATGAAAGCTTTAGGCAAGCTTACTGCAAAAAAAGTAATTATTCTTCGAGATGGAAAAAAACGAGAACTCGATGCCCAGCAACTTGTTCCAGGAGATATAGTTTTTTTGAAACGAGGAGATATTGTTCCCGCTGATATTCGTTTATTAACCGTCTCAGGACTACAGGTTATTGAATCAAATATTACGGGCGAGTCAAAAGAACGAATAAAAATAACCCAACACTTAGCAAATGAGCACATTTCATTAGGCGATATGGATAATATGGTGTTTAACTCAACACATGTCCTTTCAGGAAGTGGAATGGGTGTTGTTGTGAGAACTGGTTTTGATACTGTAATAGGAAAAATATCTTCTTCACTAGAACACATACAACCTGAAAAAAGCCCTATACAAAAAAAGATTGATTTGTTAAGTAAAAAAATATCTTATATTGTGTTAACTATTGCAGTATTACTCTTTATGGTTTTACTTTTTCAAGGTACAAATCTTTTTGCAAGTCTTATTTTGGTTGGTGCTGTTGCAATAGCAGGTATTCCTGAAAGTTTTCCCTTGGCCTTGACCTTAACTTTTTCTCACGGCATTAAAAAAATGGCGAAAAAGAATGCGCTTGTAAAAGATTTAAATTCAGTAGAAACATTAGGAACAACAACAGTTATTTGCACAGATAAAACAGGTACTTTAACAGAAAATAATATGCGAGTAACTAAAACATATTTATCAAATGATAGTACTTATTCTATGACTGGGACTGGTTATGAGCCAGTAAATACTTTTTTTCTAGGTGAAGATGAAATAGATGAATCAGATGTTCTTATTCCTCAAGAATTTCTTAAAGCAATGGTGCTTTGTAACGATTCTTTTTTAGAAAAACAAAACGAAGAATGGGTTGTTAATGGTGAACCAACCGAAGGTGCGCTTTTGGCTTTTGCAAAAAGTGTGGCTGTTGATGAAGAAGTATATCGAGAAGATAATAAGCGAATTCATTTATTGCCTTTTGATTCTCAAAGGAAATATATGTTATCGGTGCATTATCATATAGATAATTCTTCCGAATTGAATTTTTATTTGAAAGGTGCGGGCGAAATAGTTTTAGACAAATGTACTTTGTATAGAGACCGTACTAATACTATTGTATCATTATCTTCAGAAAAAAAACAGTTTTTCCATGACAAAATTAAATCATATAATGCTCAGGGATTACGAGTATTATCTATAGCAACCAAATCCTTATCTGCAGACCAAGATAATGCTTTACAAGCAAAAG containing:
- a CDS encoding cation-transporting P-type ATPase, which produces MEKEEYFWHLRTTAETLQELSSSQETGLNHQEAQQRLMQTGLNTIVSETSFKWLSVLLAKFNSLLIFILFGAAIIALLTHEIIEFVIILIIIFLTVFLGFLQEYKADRTMKALGKLTAKKVIILRDGKKRELDAQQLVPGDIVFLKRGDIVPADIRLLTVSGLQVIESNITGESKERIKITQHLANEHISLGDMDNMVFNSTHVLSGSGMGVVVRTGFDTVIGKISSSLEHIQPEKSPIQKKIDLLSKKISYIVLTIAVLLFMVLLFQGTNLFASLILVGAVAIAGIPESFPLALTLTFSHGIKKMAKKNALVKDLNSVETLGTTTVICTDKTGTLTENNMRVTKTYLSNDSTYSMTGTGYEPVNTFFLGEDEIDESDVLIPQEFLKAMVLCNDSFLEKQNEEWVVNGEPTEGALLAFAKSVAVDEEVYREDNKRIHLLPFDSQRKYMLSVHYHIDNSSELNFYLKGAGEIVLDKCTLYRDRTNTIVSLSSEKKQFFHDKIKSYNAQGLRVLSIATKSLSADQDNALQAKDHLEGNYIFEGFVGIEDPIRQEVYEAVEQCHKAGIKTVMITGDHSIIAQEIASRLKLFAASAKRIVEGYELDRLSDKELDEIIGDVAVFARATPEHKLRIVNSFQRSGEIVAMTGDGVNDAPALKKADIGIAMGKQGTEVAREAANMILTDDNFATIVQAVQEGRTVYSNIRRFIFYLLTGNFTEISMIFLSVFFGLSLPLSALMILFVNLVTSTIPALALSIEPTHDKVMSQQPRRPQERLLSSYILIKILVLVPFLLAGTLGLFSWELFIASGSLPKAMTFAFVTIIMFELFHSFNARSLHTTIFDKKFFKNPSLFVAVLFSFVLTLLAVYLPVGQKIFGTVPLLFSEWIIITLISVSVVLFSELFKLSTRSEFQEQSNLQGLNLKLE